The Amphiura filiformis chromosome 1, Afil_fr2py, whole genome shotgun sequence nucleotide sequence ccagtaacacaatgaaggttgacgacaattgagcacaaataaccatgacgtcattgccctagacattttgaatatcgcgtgttgagagtcggctgtttttattcgttgtttttttgttggtcaatatgagtttgttttaaataaaactatgtgattcgtgcttgattgtgtttctaacatataagtcataatgttatgattgccggagtgttcctttaaaaaTGCGTAAATCATTTTCACAGTGTCACATTGTGTATTAAAAGAAAGCAAACCAGTTGTATTTCCACATGAGTATTGTAAATGATACCAGAGGGGCAATAGAGTTCTGAAATATGAAGGCATGTTGCAGGATGTTGCAGGAGGTGGTGTAGCCGAGAATTTGCAAGTCTAAAGTTTATcaatcaattttatatttttattttacagcAATATGTTCCCTGCAAACATTGTAGAAGCATGCTTTAGAACGGTAAGTATAGCTTAAACCGCAGAAACAAACAGTTAGATGATTTAAAATGGCCATCCAAATCATCTTTCTTTTGCACCCGACAAAACAACATGACGCTTATAGAGGTATTGGTATAATATATAGTTAAAATATTTGGTGATGATATTTGGGAGCAGAAAACACCACATAAGCAGTCTTTGTACCATTAGCATAAGAACCATCCAGTGGTTTTGGATTATATCAacatttcacatttgttttttgttgtctgTGTCATCTGCTAGCCATGCCCCTTAGTGTTCTGCTTGCCATTTACTTCATGTAGGTGTATGACATGTTATTTGCACAATCTGGTTTGAAAATTCTGCGATGAATGATCAAGACACACGTGTCCCCTACCAGGTGTTtctatttcatcatgttcattgtgtAAATAACTGGACAGATATGTCAGGTACAACATCTTCTTAAAGGTTTGCGCAAAGAAGACTTAATCGGAGGTATTTTGTGGCTGGGTTGGGTTTGATGCGTGGCGTGTGTGAGGGGTGCGGGAGTGAGGGGGGTGTGTTTACTTGTGTTTGTGTGTGAATGTGCGCCTAATGGAGAGGTATATGAGGTGTGAGTGCCCGGGGCGTGTTTATTTTCTACAACCGTAATGGGCTGCAatacgctaaccctaaccctaataataAACCATACCCttaaccataaaccctaaccaAAAGGGTTGGTGGTATTGCGGCCCAATGAGGTTGCAAAAAGATATAAAGCGCCCGGGGTACATGATGCGTGGAGTAAGATATAGGTAAGAAAATAGATACACTATGTAAATCAACGTTCTGCTGGCAGATTGATGTTCATGGTCTGCTTGCACGGGAATACAATGAACTATATATCTTCCATGCTTGCAGGTTCTTCACAAATACGATTTTTACTTTGTTTATATGCGCAGGTAGATGATCTTCAGACGGTCCATTCACAGTTTTCGGACTGCATGCGGAATAAAGAACGTTGTATGGGCTTCTGCAAATGAATACATCAATGTTCTCAAGATAGCGTCATAATTATTCTATTTTTGATCATATTAAACCAAACTTTGTTCTGTTTCTTCTCACAGTACAAAACCAACCCTATCACCACGTACATCGATGTCACGCCTAGCAATGATGAGATCGCTAACCTGACCCTTGCATCTGGAATCACAATCGCCCAGTCCTTGATGCTCATTAATGGTACCTTACTAGCGGTCAGCAGCAAGGCAATGGCATTCAATGAAATGCGGCTGGATTCTTTGATAGTAAAACCCGATATGGAAAATTTCGTCACAACGGCGATGGCAAATCATGACGTGTATCGGATGATGGAAAACTACATGGGTAGTGCTCCTGTTCCACCACCAGGTGACGTCGATGAATTTACTCGTCTTATCAACGAATTGGAAGACAAAATCACTGCTCTAGATGGCACCGTTCAGGGTCTTCCAACTTCTGGTATGTTGGATGATTCTATAATGACCGACTTGAAAACTCAATCTACCGAAGTTCTTGTGGCGAATGATGAAACTCAGACCTACGTATCCGATCTGCTGATGTCCATGAGTTCTAAAGATTTATTAGTTAACATGAGTTCAATTTTAAAGAACACGGTGTCTGGACTTCATGATGCCACTTATCTCATTGACCCACCGGTTCACACTGGACTCATAAGATCTACAAATATGATCTTGGTTGACTTTGTAGACTTGCTAAACAACAACGCCGATTCCCTAGATTCAGACATATTGCAAAAACTTATGCGAGATGCTAGTCAGCTAACAGCCAAAGTCATGAATCTTATGCTTGTTACAATGCACAATATGAACCAAATGACATTACTCAATTTAGATGATATGGTTTATAGTCTTGCCAGACTTACTGCTAATGTCTTACACTTCTTAGAGCCGCAACACAGGAAAGACTTAGAAATAATCACACAAATGGGCGTGATCCTGAAAGACATGGGCAATACCTTAACCGATTTGACATCTCTGGCGCATTCTCCAAAGACGCTTGATTTTGATGACATTATGGACGTTAACAAGCTTACTCACGATTTAAATATGCTTCTTATGGACTTGATGGAAGTCATGAATACCGATCTCGAAAATGAACTCTTTCATGAATCGAATGTTACAAGTATAAAGGTCGTCACGTGGGAGAGCACCTATGTGTACAACATGAATATCATGGGTCTGGTGGTGTTCTCCATAGCATTTGGTATCGTTCTTGGTAGAATGCATAGTCACCAGGCGCAGGTGGTCGTCGATATGTTCCAAGGAGTCAATGACGCTGTTATGCTGCTGGTGCTGGTCATTATGTGGTAAGGAACCTATATCGATTAGTTCTGAACTTAGAATTTGTTAATCTGGACTCTTTTTGCCCTCATCATGTATATTGATGCAAGTTCAATTAATTTCTCAAGTTGACTGCTGTTCTAGTGACTTAAGTTAAATCTGAAGTACTCTGTTCAATTACGATTGTTACAAAGAGAAGATTGTCACCAACCATCTTTTCAAATTACTAATGTTGCTTAGTCGACCTACATGGAAAAAAAGTCATCCATGTAATGATTGATGCCTAGAGCTATAAGAGCAGCCAAAAGTAGTAGATCTCGACATAAAACACAAGTCTTAAAACAACATTCGGTAAATCGTCGAGAAGACTTAGACGTTTTGTTGGGCATTGTGTATGAGTATTGTTGTCAGAGGTCCATTACACATAGAGCTACGACCTTTCGTACTTTGCAAATGTAACACAAGTTATTTTACTGAATCACAAGTCTACAATCGATACCACGCGCGATTGATAACGATCTTAATTGGGGTTGCTAATTCAAACATTACTATAATGGGGATGGGACTATTGTGAAGATGGGACTTATGAGAAGTTTCTAGTAAAGACTTCTTATAAGTTTACGACGGGAGTCTTAAGATATGTTGGGTTATGTGTTGTGTTAAATATATCTCAGGTTCATGTTGTGACGCAGCTTCAACTTAAACAAAGTCGCAAGTTACTAAGGCTTCAATGGCAGAGTCATTACTTATTTTGTATTCtttatttcctcttttttttatcCAGGTATGCTCCTATTGGTATATTCTTCCTTATCGCTGGTAGTATGGCTGAAGTTGATGACTGGGGAGATATCTTGACAAAACTAGGTCTCTATATGGCCACCGTCTTCACTGGGCTCGCGATTCATGGACTTGTAATTTTGCCGGGATTGTATTTTATCATTACCAGAAAGAACCCGTATTCGTATCTTCTGGGTGTATCGCAAGCGCTTGTTACTGCTCTAGGAACGTCATCAAGGTAAAGATCCAATTCCTCAATGATTGTACCGATAATGTTTTCTGAGCTTCCACGtccatttcaaatatttaaataaaaatctgcaaaattgtgtataaactTTAAATGGGTTATTGTATATTGGTCCATTTTCGGTCAAAAGAAACAAGTTGATTTTTTTACAAAGCGGTTTACAAACGTTTTTGCATCAGGGTAAATAGACAAACGATATTCCCTCAATAACAAAAGCGGAAGTGAGAACAAACGAAACCAGACGTTATAGGCAtcacataataataatacaggCCTTCCACGAAAGCTAAATAGGACTTTTGTTTCGTTGTTTGTTTATTCAGTACATACTTATTCCTGTTCTGAATTAGTATAGCCTAGGTTTGCATAATTGGTTACCTCAAACTACAATCATAATCTGGACGTTGTGACAAAATCCCAAGTGGATGATCATGGGATCACATATTACTAAACAGCCTAGCTTGATAGTTAATTTTTGCCTGCACTCTAACATTCCTTCTAATACTTACCAAATAGATTCTCGCATCTTCTACAATTTTCTTTCCAAGTTTTTGGCTAAAACTCCATATCACTGTGACCGTACATAACGAATGAggcgtaaagtcggcccggttttatttcgtgtttagaaaatatatatcatgagctttaaaatggcatatcacttgacttcaaacaatatccagaagcggtgtTATGAtctgttgaactttgctccttcaacaaaatggtatactTTTTCGGTTCTagatgtgtctcttttcccatattgctggtaataaatatcaaacagttattagcggtcatttcaaatcatccctaagtcaacgaggttcaggaatgtcctctcattgttgattgttggttatacatacctagacaaaatacaatgctttgtaacccaccacttgaacactttagccaaagcaaacaaagactagagatatttaaaaattctatattatgtagaagcttattatcctactcgattattgattggtttaaaagtacctatgaatacgaccttcatgcacattttacactgtaactcagaatacaatttaggacacctacggctcattcgtggtataCGGTCACATGTTGCAAGAGAGAAAATAACCTAGATGTGCAATATGAAACCTCACAGATAAAAAATAAATAGTATCAAAAGACCTTcattaatatttcaaaatatctcaaccattgcaataatattatttttccaCAGTTCTGCAACCCTTCCCATTACCATAGGCTGTTTGGAAGACAACAATAAAATCGACCCCAGGGTCGTACGATTTGTACTCCCAGTTGGTGCAACTATAAACATGGACGGTACCGCTTTATATGAGGCTGTTGCAGCTATTTTTATCGCCCAAATGAATAATATAAGTCTTAATTTTGCTGAAATTATTACTGTAAGGTAAGTATTTATCATTTGGCGTTCTCCTATAAAATACCCAAGGTGCTCTTTATTATATAAAaggatttatttttgaaattgacaTAATTCTTTTCCAAATGTCCGCGGTACAAGTCCGTAACTTGGCTCGCTCTCTTGGTGTACCAAGAGAGCGAGCCATGTCATAAACAAATCTATATACAGACATATATTTGACCAtttacaagataaaaaaaaagttgtaatttttatgattatgatgaattagtaAAACGGTCGAACCCAATTAAACGGCAAGAATCTGGTCATCACAAATGGATGACAGTATTGAAAAAtactttgtgtttgctggtctGGCACATGTTGTCTCGGTTATCAGAAGTCGTGTGCTCCATCAATTTATTCAGCTGATTTCAATTCATTCAGCAgggttttttttcttattttaccTCAGCAATTTTAAAACCACATATCAAAGTAGCCTTCTTTGCAAATCCAAAATTGAAAagtcactatcatgactatggtaGCATACTATCTTGCAAGTAAAAtagtaaattttatcaatttgctaaTATTCTATTCTAATAAATTCATTACAGTTTAACAGCAACATTTGCAAGTATTGGTGCAGCAGGTATCCCCCAAGCTGGTCTCGTGACAATGGTTATTGTTTTAAGCGCTGTCGGTCTTCCTACCGATGATATAGCTCTCATTTTGGCGGTTGATTTCATTCTGTAAGTAAtgcttaatattattatttatatcactcatacgtaaattctagacagttcattggttgattaccattaatcatttttaccatcagccttcccgtgtgatagtttttaccatcatagtgctacGCCGTAGTGCGCTTGCGCCAAGCCGTgagctgactcttagactcgccgatttagttatggggtggaccccaaaatgtgaagaatatcacggcaaaacatggtgttctgttgatgaaaaaatgtatttcctaccttaaatagaatttatgtatgagtgatataaaacaaatattaactgtcttaaattcgtgtaatggtcgaaatataatcacgaggtgaaagatggattgttccattccacgagccggaacggcgagtggaatggaacaatacatcttatttcttatttcgaccatcacattcatagacagttaatatttgtataccatcttATTGTTtacctatacgccgtagaagtgacgtcataatcggattaactactatagcaatggatgaatacaatttttgaatgtaccgcgctgcactacagacaggttgcactcatcacctgtgtatgcctgcaatcatagattgaatacaataccgatcttttcaatgatactaatctgacaggtgcgagtgattagcatttctttgacatttatggttcaatgcatcggtaccgcgtgaacattgtagtgcggggcgatatagtaAAAAAATCGTACTCACCCAACAATTTTAATATATATGATACTCTGATGCTTATTATTTTTATAGCTCTAAACAATCTCTAGGTGAAATATAGATTACAACGGGGTACCAACGATATCAACTCGCGTTTATCTGTTTATAATAATTACCTAAGTCCAATCAATTGAACAATGAAAGATAAAGTAGGAATCCAGGTACACATTAAGTTGCCACAAGAGTGTGGGGAGAATTGTAGCCAAGGGACCCGTTAAAAAATAGCATTATCCGACAGTAATGAAGTTCACGTGGAAAACAATTAGTTCAcgagttatacatgttataatatttgtatatttttgcaaaatttgctaGCATTATATAAAACCATGGCAGTTGCATGTAAAGCATTTATTGAACTTCTTGATAACCTATCTGACATTTCTGATAACCACACGTAATCGCTTGATTACAAGGTCATGAGAATCAATTGGTCCATCGTGATAATTATAATACAACAGATAAATTTGATAACAGCCTTTTGTCTCTTAGTGTATATAATGTTACATTTCTTCTGCAATATTTTTGTCGAATCAGATCAAtataatttaacatgtttaacatgtaGGGGAATGCCAAAATGGGTATAGAATAAAATATTATGATGATTGAGCAAAACTAAATTTTGATAACAGTAGTGATAGATAAacattttgactgctcagtgccagaaatgggtaagtgcaatagctgccctgtgaacattttggCAAATTacatagtatattgtactcatctacacatagcagctattccacttacccacttctggcactgagaagTCAATTTGTTAGATTGTAGAACGTCTCTATAGCATAATGGTTAAGCTAAAGTAACCTGTTATTCATGATCATTTATTGTAAGGAAATATCTATACCTGAATTTGACATTCAGTAAATAGAAGTCTGCCGTCCACTGTTCCCTAATAAAGTGATACAATATGATTACGTTTGATACGTTTATGAGCGTTGTTCAATAGAACAGAATAAATATGCCACTCTTATGGGGCAGCTCCCAAATTTTAATTGGAatcaacatatatatatatacgttcATCCCACAGTAAAATAGTACTAGCTGACGTCACCATTTATGATATACGGGCTGGCAGTGACATTGGTAATtaaataaagaaccaaacaagaaagacGAGATAGCCACAAAGTataacaactctgatgaatgtgtttaaaataaaatcaattaacatttgggtattccagggtgtcttctagatggaggTTCGTGAATCttcatgcaaaaaaaataatGCCAGTTGACTTAATCGGGTCCACACCTGCTATACACCTAGAATGAGGACCGACACAAGTTTCATATGTtagctaaaggtgataagacaatcactggaattatgagtccattcagtggaagcacctggatctcccacccctaagaaaATCATCACTCGGTTACATAggtcaaggtcttcatcgctgctTTCTGAaattcagggagagtcttgatgacagatcatttgccaaatgaaagtataatacatgatgcagtcatgtctacagtagaattcaccacgacctttgcaggacttaaaccccattaaaagctattaaaccaagataacactcattgaaaacagctcaactatgttacatcaaatcttctctggttaaatccacacacacatgtgtctgttttacctgtgtgatgagcaatgagctggtattatagtttcagttgggtgagcgattataaagcaaacgcaaggtaacaattactgtgtggcctttgttcacgaaatgagacaatactgtgcatattgttaaccacattcttgaaaatgagaaacataatggctgtggccgtaacacggtttggaaataatttcttcatattttttggtgttatctgtcgtttacatatccttcctaaaacaccaaagtgcgaatatttccaaacacctaaatcattgtaaattagctaaaaatttaggacatgttgcaaaactatattttctagaatttcagaagagtatttTTAAtagtggccggttatttttcacacagcgacgttaactaggcaatgtactattacctataacatacactaaaacaccaaagtgcgaatatttccaaacatctaaattagctaaaaatttaggacatgttacaaaactatattttctagaattttagaagagtacttttaatattggccggttatttttcacacagcgacgttaactaggcaattacccatacttctatcatacactatttgtagaggttacgcgtcaatggtaagagcactgtgtattgtgtataggaaaacggacagtaactgcagtatgaatagacacatatcatacaattttgatagcaaaattgaggcaagccatcaagtaAACAAGATTGATGGTAGGAATGGGTCTATTTTCGGATTGTGTCCTGTGCAttattctcagtttgtcaagctacCATTCACGACAGGGAGGTCAGATAACTAAAACAACcatataaaattgtaaattcatacgtagtggtataatttaaattagaagaattttttgacttcaacactacttaaaattttgatcgcttaccgggagcgctttcacagtaccaactgcgtcctcagccggatgttatggctctgatggtttatggcttgttgacaaaAGCACAAAGATCTTTACTCAACGAGCGGATACGgcaaaataattttactttggatattttaaagcaaaaacatcAAGAATTAGAAACCAAATTACGCGGTTTATTACCGGAAACAGCATGGTTGAGAGTCTCGGAGTTCATCGCTCATGCGCAGAAGCGAGAACATGACTTGGTAAAGGATCGCCAAATTCGGAAGTTTGGACGTTTTAAAAACAGAGAAAGAGAACGCCGATAATTTGGGTAAAGACGGTTTTACAGCAGATAAGAGGAGCAAAGACAAGTGGGTGGTGAATTTGTCATCTAGGAAGCTTACGCAGCCGGAAGTTAATGTGTTAGAACGCGGTCTTAACTTCGCGGTAAGTCCAGAAAGTTTGCCCATCAATGACATTGTAGTTGCCACTGAAAGTGCATGTAAACAAATTGCAAACGATAAAGCGGCTGAATTACGTGCTCGTGTTGTGAACATTG carries:
- the LOC140143086 gene encoding excitatory amino acid transporter 2-like — protein: MSSKKNGGPPGHDIEEMEIEGVHEKEKKGCRSYFNPEKVLLLLLLISVILGFVVGYILSISYDFDQEMIDYIKFPGTLFMGMLKMMIIPLIVSSLIASLASLESAISGKLGIRAVVYYMATTLIAVALGICLVLLIEPGGRGLTPTEDGEEEDEVNIIYALMDLVLNMFPANIVEACFRTYKTNPITTYIDVTPSNDEIANLTLASGITIAQSLMLINGTLLAVSSKAMAFNEMRLDSLIVKPDMENFVTTAMANHDVYRMMENYMGSAPVPPPGDVDEFTRLINELEDKITALDGTVQGLPTSGMLDDSIMTDLKTQSTEVLVANDETQTYVSDLLMSMSSKDLLVNMSSILKNTVSGLHDATYLIDPPVHTGLIRSTNMILVDFVDLLNNNADSLDSDILQKLMRDASQLTAKVMNLMLVTMHNMNQMTLLNLDDMVYSLARLTANVLHFLEPQHRKDLEIITQMGVILKDMGNTLTDLTSLAHSPKTLDFDDIMDVNKLTHDLNMLLMDLMEVMNTDLENELFHESNVTSIKVVTWESTYVYNMNIMGLVVFSIAFGIVLGRMHSHQAQVVVDMFQGVNDAVMLLVLVIMWYAPIGIFFLIAGSMAEVDDWGDILTKLGLYMATVFTGLAIHGLVILPGLYFIITRKNPYSYLLGVSQALVTALGTSSSSATLPITIGCLEDNNKIDPRVVRFVLPVGATINMDGTALYEAVAAIFIAQMNNISLNFAEIITVSLTATFASIGAAGIPQAGLVTMVIVLSAVGLPTDDIALILAVDFILDRFRTMVNVEGDSLGAGIVAHLSKKELAMMPEHHQEETNDIETGVNGKVNPGYRQDEHFVVPTITDDTDPI